In Alicyclobacillus macrosporangiidus CPP55, a single window of DNA contains:
- a CDS encoding cation diffusion facilitator family transporter, translated as MTHRHGHNGAHGRHSHSHSGIDAALADNRDATKVLLISLLGLLVTAVIQGVIAILSGSVALLADTIHNFGDALTSVPLWFAFRVSRRKPTKRFSYGFNRSEDLAGLFIVVAISVSAVVSGYASIERLVHRTHPDHLWAVAAAAVVGFLGNELAAWFRIRMGNKMGSAALVADGHHARIDGITSLAVLLGVVGTWLGYPIVDPIVGLIITLMIVLIVKDAAVTVFTRLLDGIEPETIDQIKRSALSVHGVLQVTDVRARWCGHRIHAELSIGVDGQLTVTEGHQIAKHVIHQLQLDVAHLAHVEVHVDPTDELGANHHVLQRIG; from the coding sequence ATGACGCACAGACATGGACACAATGGTGCTCACGGGAGACACAGCCATTCCCATAGCGGGATTGACGCGGCGCTGGCGGACAACCGGGACGCGACCAAGGTGCTGCTCATCTCCTTGCTGGGGTTGTTGGTCACCGCAGTCATTCAAGGAGTCATCGCCATCTTGTCCGGGAGTGTCGCTCTGTTAGCCGACACGATTCACAATTTTGGCGACGCCTTGACGTCCGTCCCACTGTGGTTTGCATTTCGGGTCAGCCGTCGCAAACCCACCAAACGGTTCTCTTACGGTTTCAACCGAAGTGAGGACCTGGCAGGCCTGTTCATCGTGGTGGCCATCTCGGTCAGCGCGGTCGTTTCCGGATATGCTTCCATCGAACGCCTGGTGCACCGCACGCACCCTGACCATCTGTGGGCGGTCGCGGCAGCCGCCGTCGTCGGGTTCCTGGGCAATGAGCTTGCGGCCTGGTTCCGCATTCGCATGGGGAATAAGATGGGAAGTGCTGCGCTCGTGGCAGATGGTCACCACGCGCGCATCGACGGCATCACGTCGTTGGCTGTGCTGCTCGGCGTCGTGGGCACTTGGCTGGGGTACCCCATTGTCGATCCCATCGTGGGTCTGATTATCACCCTGATGATCGTTCTGATTGTCAAGGACGCTGCCGTGACGGTGTTCACCCGCCTGTTGGACGGCATCGAACCGGAGACGATTGACCAAATCAAGCGGTCGGCGCTGTCCGTTCACGGGGTGCTCCAGGTGACCGACGTGCGCGCGCGTTGGTGCGGCCACCGGATCCACGCGGAACTGAGCATCGGCGTCGATGGTCAGCTGACGGTGACGGAGGGTCACCAGATCGCCAAGCATGTGATTCATCAATTGCAGTTGGACGTGGCACACTTGGCGCATGTCGAGGTACATGTGGATC